One Legionella hackeliae DNA segment encodes these proteins:
- a CDS encoding HlyD family secretion protein, producing MAIKFKKITGEHLATNYGSGRLTPPKLRWFLLVLLISLPLLFLIGKLIKEYVFVSFSGLVVFDTFTIRAPDAGYIESLTVRTGQQINSGAPLLHFKSPTLELKLQYLQKERLLLKSLIQQFSLENYKPFDTMLTIASQDIQTSREVYERFKNYMKNGDMSELQLEEARKNFVSAQRVFSNLQKEIIDIKLRNKTTLEVSYQRKLREIDSKIKQLEEKQKYFMIRANKAGTIMQINTYNNEFVASGQRLLSIVTKENLRIMAFIEPQYLDKIYLGKKVSITFPDGESVPGKIVNTPRYAEMLPLSEINPMATRQNKLIAIIEPLTAIPKEYQVFGIPVKVRLK from the coding sequence ATGGCCATTAAATTTAAAAAAATTACTGGTGAACATTTAGCAACAAATTATGGCAGTGGAAGACTTACTCCGCCTAAACTCCGATGGTTTTTATTGGTTCTTTTAATTAGTTTACCGCTGCTATTTTTAATAGGAAAGCTCATTAAAGAGTATGTTTTTGTTAGCTTTTCAGGATTAGTTGTTTTTGACACATTTACTATCCGTGCTCCTGACGCAGGTTATATTGAATCACTGACAGTAAGAACAGGCCAGCAAATCAATTCTGGGGCGCCTTTGCTCCACTTTAAGTCACCGACACTGGAGTTAAAATTACAATACTTACAAAAAGAAAGACTTCTTTTGAAATCATTAATTCAGCAGTTCAGTCTTGAAAACTACAAGCCTTTTGACACGATGCTTACTATTGCTTCGCAAGATATACAAACAAGCCGAGAAGTCTATGAGCGCTTCAAAAATTACATGAAAAATGGCGATATGTCAGAACTACAACTTGAAGAAGCAAGAAAAAATTTCGTAAGTGCCCAACGGGTTTTCTCAAACTTACAGAAAGAAATTATTGACATAAAACTTCGCAACAAAACTACCCTGGAGGTGAGTTATCAACGAAAATTGCGGGAAATAGATAGTAAAATCAAACAATTAGAGGAAAAACAAAAATATTTTATGATTCGCGCCAATAAGGCCGGAACCATCATGCAAATTAATACCTACAATAATGAATTCGTGGCTAGCGGGCAACGTCTATTGTCCATAGTTACGAAAGAAAATCTGAGAATTATGGCTTTTATTGAGCCTCAGTATTTGGATAAAATTTATTTGGGCAAGAAGGTATCTATTACTTTTCCTGATGGCGAATCGGTCCCCGGAAAAATAGTCAATACACCCCGTTATGCTGAGATGCTTCCCTTATCTGAAATCAACCCTATGGCAACACGTCAAAATAAACTTATTGCTATTATTGAGCCACTTACAGCCATTCCAAAAGAATATCAGGTATTTGGTATACCGGTTAAAGTGAGACTCAAATAA
- a CDS encoding YdcF family protein: MFLLTLLFIVSDGLSDKIHNSDVAIILGSKVNPDGTPSQRLAARLDKGIKLYQQGVVSYIIVSGGTGKEGINEAIAMKDYLVNHDIPAAHILMDKNGDNTRATAYNCTQLMRQYHFKSALIISQYFHITRTRLALQQCNISPIYNAHANYLEWRDGYSIVREVAGFYYYLLRYHSC; the protein is encoded by the coding sequence ATGTTTCTTCTAACACTGCTTTTTATTGTATCTGATGGTCTAAGCGATAAAATTCACAACAGTGATGTAGCCATTATTTTAGGATCTAAAGTGAATCCGGACGGTACCCCTTCTCAACGGTTAGCCGCACGCCTTGATAAAGGCATTAAGCTCTATCAGCAAGGTGTTGTCTCTTATATTATTGTTAGCGGTGGTACCGGAAAAGAAGGGATTAATGAGGCAATCGCCATGAAGGATTATTTGGTTAATCACGACATTCCAGCGGCTCATATCCTTATGGATAAAAATGGTGATAATACAAGAGCTACTGCTTATAATTGCACGCAACTGATGCGTCAATATCACTTTAAAAGCGCGTTAATTATTTCACAATATTTTCATATCACACGCACACGTTTGGCATTACAGCAATGTAACATTTCCCCTATTTATAACGCACATGCTAACTATCTTGAATGGCGGGATGGTTATTCAATTGTCCGCGAAGTAGCAGGGTTTTATTACTACTTATTGAGATATCATAGTTGCTAA